One region of Strongyloides ratti genome assembly S_ratti_ED321, chromosome : X genomic DNA includes:
- a CDS encoding Protein Wnt-4 — protein MLVDEPAWWTSLHAFGSYNYKVNRDLRPSCMALEGLSPGQARICELFKDHMPAVNQGATLAIEECTHQFKNDRWNCSAPPTNRTTPSINKVGTREAAFTHAILAASVTYEIGRKCRLGYIESCGCANTPKPNGLKEDWAWSGCGDNIDYGYRFSKDFIDVREKENSMINNDAKGISLMNRWNNDVGRKILKRHTKPKCKCHGVSGSCNLKTCWMQMPSLRQIGNILQSKYRSARRIQINSRGNMQIVAHVEKRGIEKNKKTRNQLQTELVFLQNSPDYCRSDNTTGTIGTEGRICNKDSQGPDSCDLLCCGRGYNSYIEEVETKCNCKFQWCCKVVCDICKDQTYVHTCK, from the exons ATGTTGGTTGATGAACCAGCTTGGTGGACATCATTACATGCTTTTGGTTCATATAACTATAAAGTTAACAGAGATCTACGACCATCATGTATGGCACTTGAAGGATTATCACCCGGACAGGCTAGAATTTGCGAACTTTTTAAAGATCATATGCCAGCTGTTAATCAAGGAGCTACTTTAGCTATTGAG gaaTGTACacatcaatttaaaaatgatcgATGGAATTGTTCAGCACCACCAACAAATCGTACAACACCatcaataaataaagtaGGAACTCGTGAAGCTGCATTTACACATGCTATTTTAGCTGCATCAGTTACTTATGAAATAGGAAGAAAATGTAGATTAGGTTATATTGAATCATGTGGTTGTGCAAATACTCCTAAACCAAATGGTCTAAAAGAAGATTGGGCATGGTCAGGATGTGGTGATAACATTGATTATGGTTATAGATTTTCTAAAGATTTTATTGATGTTAGggaaaaagaaaatagtaTGATTAATAATGATGCTAAAGGTATTTCTTTAATGAATAGATGGAATAATGATGTTGGTaggaaaattttaaaaagacatACAAAACCAAAATGTAAATGTCATGGTGTATCAGGATCATGTAATTTGAAGACGTGTTGGATGCAAATGCCAAGTTTAAGACAAATAGGTAATATACTTCAATCAAAGTATCGCTCAGCAAGAAGAATACAAATTAATTCTAGAGGAAATATGCAAATAGTAGCACATGTTGAGAAAAGAggtattgaaaaaaataaaaagacaaGAAATCAACTTCAAACTGAGTTagtatttttacaaaatagtCCTGATTATTGTCGTAGTGATAATACGACTGGTACTATAGGTACAGAAGGTAGAATATGTAATAAAGATTCACAAGGGCCAGATTCATGTGATTTACTTTGTTGTGGACGTGGATATAATTCTTATATTGAAGAAGTTGAGACAAAATGTAATTGTAAATTTCAATGGTGTTGTAAAGTTGTTTGTGATATATGCAAAGATCAAACCTACGTTCATACATGCAAATAA